The Metabacillus litoralis genome contains a region encoding:
- a CDS encoding aminopeptidase, which produces MKDPRIETLAKNLINYSIKLQKGEKVLIENFGLQRELVVALVKEAYAVGGYPFVSLKDHQVDRALMIGGQEEQYNMIAQFEAQVMSQMDAYIGLRSGDNINEFADVPDDKMKLQGKTVGQKVHREIRVPKTRWVVLRYPTSSMAQLAKMSTEQFEDFYFNVCNLDYSKMDKAMDALVELMNKTDKVRLTGVDTDLSFSIRDIPSIKCSGQMNIPDGEVYTAPVRYSVNGKITYNTPSPYNGFTYENVQLTFKDGKIIEATANDPERINKIFDTDEGARFIGEFAIGVNPFIQHPMQDILFDEKIDGSFHFTPGQAYEDAYNGNNSNIHWDMVMIQRPEYGGGEIYFDDVLIRKDGRFVIPELDALNPENLK; this is translated from the coding sequence TTGAAAGATCCACGTATTGAAACATTAGCAAAAAACCTAATAAATTATTCAATTAAATTACAAAAGGGTGAAAAAGTACTGATTGAAAACTTCGGACTACAACGCGAACTCGTTGTTGCCCTTGTAAAAGAAGCTTATGCTGTAGGTGGCTATCCTTTTGTATCTCTTAAAGATCATCAAGTAGATCGTGCTCTAATGATAGGTGGTCAAGAGGAGCAGTATAATATGATTGCTCAATTTGAAGCACAGGTTATGAGTCAAATGGACGCCTATATCGGCCTTCGTTCCGGGGATAATATTAATGAGTTTGCAGATGTTCCTGATGATAAGATGAAATTACAAGGAAAAACAGTTGGACAAAAAGTACATAGAGAAATCAGAGTACCAAAAACGAGATGGGTTGTTTTGCGCTATCCAACATCATCCATGGCTCAATTAGCAAAGATGAGTACTGAACAATTTGAAGATTTTTATTTTAATGTTTGTAATTTAGATTATAGTAAGATGGACAAAGCGATGGATGCATTAGTAGAATTAATGAACAAAACAGATAAAGTCCGCTTAACAGGTGTTGATACTGACTTAAGCTTTTCAATTCGTGATATTCCTTCTATTAAGTGCTCTGGTCAGATGAACATTCCTGACGGAGAGGTATATACTGCTCCCGTACGTTATTCAGTAAATGGAAAAATCACATATAATACGCCATCTCCTTATAATGGGTTTACCTATGAAAATGTACAATTAACGTTTAAAGACGGAAAAATTATTGAAGCAACTGCAAATGATCCAGAAAGAATTAATAAGATTTTTGATACAGATGAAGGAGCTCGCTTTATTGGTGAATTTGCGATTGGTGTAAATCCATTTATTCAACATCCAATGCAGGATATTTTATTTGATGAGAAAATTGATGGTAGCTTTCACTTTACACCCGGACAAGCATATGAAGATGCCTATAATGGAAACAACTCCAACATCCACTGGGATATGGTGATGATTCAACGTCCTGAGTACGGGGGAGGCGAAATTTATTTTGATGATGTATTAATTCGTAAAGATGGTCGGTTTGTGATCCCAGAATTAGATGCATTAAATCCTGAAAATCTAAAATAA
- the ytxJ gene encoding bacillithiol system redox-active protein YtxJ yields the protein MSDRLIETVEQFEELFQKHTEFLFVKNSLTCPISQAAFEEYQEFAGQHSEYPCYHLHVQESRPLSNYIAEQFAIKHESPQALLFKGKEIVWNASHWKITNDALKKEING from the coding sequence GTGAGCGATCGATTAATTGAAACAGTAGAACAATTTGAAGAATTATTTCAAAAACACACAGAATTTCTATTTGTTAAGAACAGCTTAACATGTCCAATCAGTCAGGCAGCTTTTGAAGAATATCAAGAGTTTGCAGGGCAACATAGCGAGTATCCTTGTTATCATTTACATGTTCAGGAGTCTCGTCCATTATCTAACTACATTGCTGAGCAATTTGCCATTAAGCATGAGTCACCACAAGCATTGTTATTTAAAGGAAAAGAAATTGTGTGGAATGCTTCTCACTGGAAAATAACAAATGATGCATTAAAAAAAGAAATTAACGGGTAA
- a CDS encoding YtxH domain-containing protein — MAKKNNGKDFIIGSLVGGLVGAATALFLAPKSGKEIRDNLSEQASVMKDRTGKLTNDALEKSSGLASLAKEKTSSLSQAVTEQSSQIMDKVRSITKTAESEDQAEFVEKEITNALEELTEGSDGQKEEASVEEPNENTEETSQPSKEVSSQSEEEVKTNS; from the coding sequence ATGGCTAAAAAAAACAATGGTAAAGACTTTATTATCGGTTCACTTGTAGGAGGACTTGTAGGTGCAGCAACCGCGTTATTTTTAGCACCTAAGTCAGGGAAGGAAATTCGTGATAACTTAAGTGAGCAAGCTAGCGTGATGAAGGATCGAACTGGAAAATTGACAAATGATGCCCTAGAAAAGAGCTCAGGGTTAGCATCATTGGCAAAAGAGAAAACATCTTCATTATCACAGGCTGTAACAGAACAATCCTCACAAATAATGGATAAAGTTCGTTCCATTACAAAAACGGCTGAGTCAGAAGATCAGGCAGAATTTGTGGAAAAGGAAATAACAAATGCTTTAGAGGAACTTACGGAAGGATCAGATGGACAAAAGGAAGAAGCTTCTGTAGAGGAACCTAATGAAAACACAGAAGAAACTTCACAACCATCTAAGGAAGTCTCTAGTCAATCTGAAGAGGAAGTAAAAACAAATAGTTAA
- a CDS encoding DUF948 domain-containing protein, with protein MILILYLSVALIAIAFTILVIYVSKTLRALQSTLTNVAGTLSGLEKQMEGITTETTQLLHKTNALAEDIQQKSDRLNIVVESVKDVGDTIQQLNTTVKRVTTTASTNLEQNQDKINQVVQWSNAAMEIWAKWKQKSENKQQING; from the coding sequence ATGATTCTTATTTTATATTTAAGTGTTGCTTTAATAGCCATTGCATTTACTATTTTAGTTATTTATGTGTCCAAAACATTAAGGGCACTACAATCAACTTTAACAAATGTTGCGGGAACTTTATCAGGTCTTGAAAAGCAAATGGAAGGAATAACAACTGAAACAACGCAATTATTACATAAAACAAATGCTCTTGCAGAAGATATTCAGCAAAAGTCAGATAGGCTGAACATAGTAGTTGAGTCGGTTAAAGATGTAGGAGACACCATTCAGCAGCTTAATACGACAGTGAAAAGAGTGACGACAACTGCCTCAACAAACCTTGAACAAAATCAGGATAAAATTAATCAAGTGGTGCAATGGAGTAATGCTGCAATGGAAATATGGGCAAAATGGAAACAGAAATCGGAAAACAAGCAACAAATTAATGGTTAA